tctgagacttttttttcttttgacattcaCCTGTCAAAAGAAATGTAACCAAAGAGTGATGGTTGCGGGGAGGAGGTAGGTGAGCATGATTCACTGCAACATGTTCCGTGCTCCTGAATGATCCACAGTTTTATCATATGCAGGCACTGgcaaatttttctccctttttctttatttcttaagaaagaaattttttaagaaactttcttaatttttttctttttaaactttataaattCATCCCATGTTATTGTCTTGTTTCCCTTCCTaggactaggacttccagtgcaaTATGTACTAGAAGCAGTGATCATTCTCATTTGTTGCCATATCTGAGTGGAATGCTTCTAATGTTTCCACTTAGTGTACCAATGTATCAATGTATCAATGTACCAATAAGTGTAATCATGGCTGTGAGCTTTTGTTAGACATCCTTTCTTGGTTAAGCACTgctgggtgctgaattttatcatgttgtattttttccctaCATCTGTTGAGATgagcatgtgttttttttttctttcatttgtttatatgtgAATTACACAatacattttctaatattaaaccaTCTTCTTGTTCTTTGAATTAAACCTTCCTTGGCCATGACGTGTTTTTGTTCTGTTATCCTTGATCAATTtagatttgctgatattttatcTAGGGTTTTTATGTCTATGTTTAATAGTGAATTAGTGACCTTTagtgtctctttctccttctgtttttgTCTTGCTGTTTTGGTTGGTTTTATAGAATGATTTTTGtattctctctccccctttctagTTTCTGGAACAGTGTGTGTATAAAACAGAAATTGAAGGATTGGAAGAGTGTCTCTCTAAAACAGTCTGGCCTGGTAGAGTTTTTTTTGATAAACAGATTTAAAAGTACTGtttcacttccagccaagatggaggcatagatagacacaccgtgcctcctcgcacaaccgaaAGGACAgtaacaattgaaaaataaagaacaatcagaactgacaggaaatggaactgtgtggaagtccaacaaccaaggagttaaagaagatacattcatccagaccagtaggatggGCAGAGACTGGCCCAGAGGAGAGGTCTTGTGGCAAgacggtggctggaggaccagggtggctgAGGTGGCAGGAGGTGGGCCCAGTGAGGTGCCCAGTTGTGGAGCAGGGTGCGCAAGGCTGCAGCGGGAAGACCTGGCCATGTGGtggattgcagactgggtggtcccacattcgagtgcaaTAATCCAGGAGAaacaaatggggagcaagacagactgcacaatccagggctcctgcatggggaaataaagcctcaagccactgaaaatacctgtgggggttgaggtggtgggagaaactcccagcttcacaggagagtttgttggagagccccacagggtcctggaatgtacacaagcccacccacatgggaatcagcatcagacgAGCTCAATTTGCTTGGGGAAGCtgaggaagggactgaaatccagtagagagcagagcaagtgccattgttccctctcagacccctgccccacatacagcatcacaacacagcaacgtgggttaccctgccctggtgaacacctaaggctctgcccctcactatgtaacaagtgcatcaagacaaaaaaaaatggcccaaatgaaagaacagatcaaagctccagaaaaaatacaactaagtgataaagagatagccaacctatcagatacacagttcaaagcactggtgatcaggatgctcacagaactggttgaatttggtagcaaattagatgaaaaaatgaaggctatgctaagtgaaatgaaggaaagtgtgcagggaaccaatagtgatgggaaggaaactgggactcaaatcaacggtgtggaccagaaggaagaaagaaatatccatccagaaaacagtgaagaaacaagaattcaaaaaattgaggagaggcttaggaacctccaggacatcttgaaatgttccaacatctgaattattggggtaccagaaggagaagaggaagagcaacaagtagaaaagttatttgaacaaataataaaggagaacgtccccaatctggcaaaggaaatagactgccaggaagtccaggaagctcagagagtcccaaagaagttggacccaaggaggaacacaccaaggcacatcataattacattagccaagatgaaaatgaaggagagaatcctagaagcagcaagagataaggggacagtcacctacaaaggagttcccctcagactgtcagctgatttctcaaaagagaccttacaggcaagaaggggctggaaagaaatattccaagtcatgaaagacaaggacctacatcccagattgctctatccagcaaaggtttcatttagaatggaagggcagataaagtgcttctcagataaggtcaagttaaaggagttcatcatcaccaagcccttattatatgaaatgttaaagggacttatttaagaaaaagaagataaaaaacatgtatagtaaaatgacagcaaactcacaattattaacaaccgcacctaaagcaaaaacaaaagaaactaagcaaacaactagaacaggaacagaaccacagaaatggagatcacatggagggttagcaacaggggagtgggaggaggagagggggggaaaaagtatagagaataagtagcatagaatgtaggttgaaaatagatagggggaggttaagaataatatgggaaatctaaaagctaaagaacttataagtatgacacatggacatgaactaaagggggggaatgtgggtgggagggaatgtgcagggtggaggggagtgaagggggaaaatgggacaaatgtaatagcataatcaataaaatatattaaaaaatactatttcaacTCTTCTGTGCTATACTTTCACATTtgacttgtatttctttctttcttgaataTGCTTCAGTAAGCCATATTTTTATAAGACATTATTCATTTTctaggaaaatgtattttaaatttttgggtGGGTATATAAACATgcctttttatggtttcaaaatCTAATGTATTTATATCCCATTTTCTATGTTGTTTACTTgtgaatttccttatttttcttactcTATCTTATCAAAAGTACATCTAGttcattattcttttcaaagaactacctCTTGGTGTTTATTGTCTGTGGCAGGTACTATTCTAGgcagtaaagtaaaaaaaaaacatggataaaaatttCTGCCTTTTCTGAAGGTATATTCTAATGTGGGGAAATCAATATACTAAAGTGTAGTAGTAAACTAATACATTTCATAGTATATTAGAAGGtgattattacaataaaaataaacaggtcAAGATAAGGAAAATTGAAAGAACTGGGGTGCGGCATGTAGATAGGTTGCAATTTAAATAGGGTGGTGAGAAGAAATAAGACAAAGTTCAACATCAAAAActtgaaggaggagaaagaattaGCCATGTGGATGTCTGCGGAGAGACACTGCAGGCTGGGAGGAAGAGCTAAGAAAACCTTTTAGTACTTTAGTCCTTAGTTAcaattttggattttattctaaatgaaatgcCTTGGAGGTTTTGCACATAGATATGATACGATTTGACTTACTTTTTTGGCTACCGTGTTGCAAATAGTGAAGAGGGAAGAGGGTGCTGAGAGTGAAGGCAGAAAAAGCAGCTGCAGACCTCGGCAGTAATTCTGAGAGATGGTGGCTTGGACCAAGGAGGTAACAGGGCATGGTAGTCCTCAACTTATCCATGGTTTCTCTCTTTGTAGTTTTAGCTACTCTCCATCAACTACAATTAgaaaatatcaaatgaaaaattccataaataaacaattcataagttttaaattgtccCCTGTCTTGGCACCTCGCTCCATCTCATCACACAGGCATGCCATTTCGCATCGTCACAAGAAGGAGGGTGAGTAAAGgacagtaagatattttgagacaGAGAACACACTCGCATAACTTTTATTACACTATTGTcaaaattgttctattttattattagttatttttgttaatctcttactctGCTTATAAACTAAGCTTTATCATAAGTTagaaacaaacatacatatatatgtatgtatgtatggctGTAGGGAGGTGTCAGACAGGTCTACAGGAGGTTTGCTTTAGCAACGGTGATGCTAATGTTATTTATATTCCAatgtcttatttaaaaaacatggatAAAACATGGTAATTAATTTCAACTACTTCCTTTATAGttcttttcctatattttattggGAGTTGTTGCATTGTTCTTCTTCAGCTTTCTGAGTTACAAAATCCGGTTACCTAATCTATGTCTTTCCCCTGATTCCCCTAGAGTCTGCACTCGAAGGTATGCGTATCCCCCAGTGCTGCTTCAGCTATTCACTCAAGTTTTTTATATGTACTTGTTTTATTGTCAGTTTGTAATGTTTGGTAGTCTCCATTGTGATTATTCTTTAACCCAAAGGGGTTTTTAAATctccaaatgtattttaaaataattttgttacattttatttagATAATGTCTGGATAACATCGATGCTTTGATGTTTGTTGGGCCTTGCTTCATGATATACAATGTTCTTTTAATGGGACTCTTAATTTTCTGATGGAAGTGGGTTTCCCTATATGGCCAATACAACAAAGTTACTCATTTATGCTGTTCAAGTCGAGTGCTCGAGCAGAGTCCTTTcatcttttcattaaaaaggcagaggctggggaaggCAGATGAGACTGCAGAGGCAGGCATCCTTCTTGTTTACTGCGGGAACTCAAGTCGTGGGCTGAGGGGCGTGGTGACCGCAGGTCAGGGTGTCCAAGAAGCGACATGCAAGAGCTCTTGAAGACCAGGTCTGGGGCTCAGACACAGAGGTGGTAAAACCACTGGTGTACCTCAGTACTCTCTAAGGGTGGGGTTCCCACAGTCCACTCATGGTACCATATCCCAGTACACCCCAGATCCATGTACTTTTTGAATATGTGCTCCCCAGTTACCTCCAAAGGCAGATAACCATTCCAGAAAACTGAAATTGCTGTCTTCTCCATGAAGGCGCATGCACAAACCAGAGACTGCAGTCTGGGCCTTTCTAATTCTGCAGATGCCTTTGTCCCAGGGCATTCGTGCAAGGTATCCCCTAACAGTGCCGTGGCTGGGCCAGTGTGTGCCTGCTGCAggctgggtagcttaaacaacagaagtttatcaATACtctgttctggaggctagaaatctgagatcaaggtgACAGTGGGGTTTTTCCTTCTGCAGACTGTGAGGGAAGGATCTCTTctgggcctctctccttggcttgtagatggccatcaCTCCATGTGTCTTCTCATTGTCTTTGTTCTGTGTCTGCGtctaaatttcctcttcttataagaagagcagtcatattggattagagcccacTCCAATGGCCTCCTTTTAATGTAATTACTTCTGTAAAGATCCTGTCTCCAAGTagagtcacattctgaggcactggACATTAAGTCTTCAACATATGGATATATAGGGAGACTCAATTTAGTCTACAATAGTATCCATTTCACTGTGGCCTTTAATCTTCTATAGTAGAGCAATACTCATATTTATCTCTGGCATTTTATCTTTAGacatgaaaaatattcacagatttTGGTGTCAGAAATGATGCAGCTTTTAATAAATGAGTCTGATTATATgtagaaatttatatatataatatacttatattatatatataaatatatacttatatatataaatttagctGATATATAATGCTTGTAAGAccctgtttcttcctttcaaaagcatcattctttctttttctttttaaaaattatacattatagtttatgctattacagttgtcccagtttttcccctttggtccCCCTCTGTACAGGCcacctactccctcaggcaattcttacactgttgtccatgtccatgggtaagaatacctttctttcttttaagaacaGATGACCTCACCTTGGAttgctcttgttttgttttgtttgttttattttcctccaggAGATACACCCCCTACCCAACAGCCAAAGTGCACTGACTTCCAAAATGCCAATCTCCTTCGAGGCACCAACCTCAGAGTCCAGTTCCTTCTCTTCACCCCTTCGGATCCCAGCTGTGGGAAGCTAGTTGAAGAAAGCAGAGACCTCCAAAACTCTGGGTTCAATGCCACTCTGGGAACCAAACTACTTATTCATGGATTCAGGTAGGAGCAAACCAATCAACAAGATTGCTTGCGCTGAGAGGTAGAAAGTGACCACAGGAAGTTAGTGGGGAGTAAAAGGAGAATAAATGTATTGGCAGTCACATGTCCATTCCTCACCTCCTGCTGTCTGTAAAGGTGTCTCATGTCAACATTATGAACACACACATTATGTTGTTTATTCTCATTGGTCATATATGTTACTCCTCCCCTCAGTCCTTGTCTACACTCTGTTGAACGATAAAtatgtgtgatcttggacaaatcaCTCCAGCATGTGGAGCCTGGTTTCTGTATGGAATAAAAGTAAGGCTATAGAGATGACCTCAGAGATCATGTCCTCCCTCAGGCGTTGTTATGATTCATCTCACCCAGTGAAGTCATGGGCTTTTTACAGTCACTCAGGGCTAACAgcctgagtttttgtttttgtttctataccgaactttattttacttcctcctttctctcctggtTTTATGACCTAAGAAACTTTCCACCTGTGGAGGCTACGTTTATCATACCCAGAAGCTAGacacttcttcaatttctttggtGACCTGCAGTCTAATTTTTGTTGTGATATATTGTCACTGAGTCTCAATTTATTCCCCTTCCTTTCAATATCTTCTCTCAAAAGCCCACTGACAAGGCCAGAACAGATTgctgggaggaaagagggagagaatgtggTAAAAGAGTAACATCATAGAGCAACTGGAGTTTGGAGCACCCGATGAAGAGGTGGACACAGAGGCACTGCACAAAGGATCACCATTTCCTCACCTCTGGGTTTTCTCTGCCCCTCAAATACCTGGACTCTGTGGACCCAGTCACACCTTTCCTTAGACATCCATCCCTCCTCACTCTTGTGCCAAAGTCTGTTCCCTAGCAAATCTTACATTTAGCCACCATCCAAGACTGAGTGTGTGCCCTCAACCCAGGGACAGCTGGTAGATCTGGAAAGTGCATCAGGCTCCAAGATTGCCCAAAGCCATATTCCATGGCAAATGCCCAGTGTGTGCTCCTCTGTCCCTGTGAACCCACTTGGATTGTTCCTGTACTGTGTGGGCCACTGAGAAGACTCTTTCCTGATCCCAATACCTTGGAAAAaaacttctgaatttttaaaaatcattctctttTTCCTAAAAAAGTGTTATTATATTGTAAGATCCAGAATGATAGGgactatattttacttttttaaaatgtcttacaaAGCACCTAGCACACTGCCTGgcccatttgttgaataaatgaaggaataaacaaatgaacgCATAAATGAAAACAACTTCAAGGAAAGTGCTGTATTCTAGAATGAGAGTAAGATAGCAAATCTTAACTTTAACATACAACtttatgctttctttctcccAAATAACACAAGTGGGGCCTGTACATATGGTTTGTGTTGTTTATGCCTCGCACGAAGGGCTGAGGGCTGGTGGGGCTGGAATGCAGCCTGGGTTCTGAGCCCCAGCAGGAAGCTGCATCCACCTGGACAAAAGGCTCCCTGTCATAATCCACACAAAGGCTCTGTATGTGCAGATAGAAGCCCTCTTCATTTTTGGATTATGTCCTCCCTTAGCTCAGAGTGCTGTGTGATTTACTACCCATATATCCTGTCTCtagttttgactttttttctggGTTTATTCTGTTAACAGAGTTTTCTATGACCGTGGATTTGGTAGATAATTTTTTTACCCTGTCTTGGCCCCATGTCTAGGGCTTTAGGAACAAAGCCTTCCTGGATTGAGAAATTCATTGGTGCCCTTCTGAGGGCAGCAGACACTAACGTCATTGCTGTGGACTGGGTGTACGGCTCTACAGCTGTCTACTTCTCAGCTGTGGAAAATGTGGTTAAGCTGGGACTTGAGATCTCCAGTTTCCTCAGTAAACTCCTGGTAGGTGCTTAGGGTGCTTAGGGTGATTTCGGCTGCTTATGGAGGGCATAGGGGTTAGAAGGAAAGAAGTAACAAACACATGAGGAGGAACTTTAGGGTGGAAGCAGAACCACCTAGTGACTTATTAGTCTCTTCTGagcctcctctcctcctttctaAATTGGGTCCCTGCATGTCTGTGGGGGGAGCTGATGGCTGGCTTTAGGTACCCCTACCTCACAGGGAAAGTGTGACCCTGTGAGGCCAGGGGTTGCTGGGGCCCAAACGCAACCCACTGTAAACATTCATTGTAGGTGCTGGGTGTGTCGGAGTCCTCCATCCACATCATTGGAGTGAGTCTGGGGGCCCATGTTGGGGGCATGGTGGGACATTTCTACAAAGGCCAGTTGGGACGGATCACAGGTAACATTCTTCCCCACCCATCCTCTCAGGTttagagaaagaacaagagaatgtCCTGGAAATGACTTTGCTGAGGCAAGCAGAGGGGAGTGTGGAACCTTTTGGTATTATGATTAAGTCACCTATGGCCAGTAAAATTCATTTATTGTGGCCCCTTTTGCATAAAATGGTGTTGTGTTATTATTGCATGATCTCTAACATCAGTGTTAGGAGCCACAAGGTTCttcctaaacctcagtttctacatctgtaatgtaaaaaattaataaaccacTTTTAAATGGAGCCAGAACTGATATTCCAGAAGACCTGCCTTGTACCTCTTATGCCTACAACCTCTGGAATGTTAAAACAGGGAAAAACAACCTTTGGACTGGGCCTAAAGCAACACTGTCCCAAAGAACTGTTTGTAAGGATAACAGGAAAGCAGATATTATGACTATCAGACTGAACTCTACccaactgaaaattaaaaacactgtttaaaaTTAGTGTCACAGTGTTAGCTCATCTGCATCAACAGAAATGCCTTGCTTCTACTGAGGTAATagttccctttccctttctcatgAATGCCCTTTGCCTTTGTCTCCTGATTGGAAGACTaattgggtttctgcctgaatcagtgacTGCGTTAGTGCCTCTCACCTTGAAAGACCTTTTATTTTAGGTTAATAGTAAGATGGTTTGTAACAGCTCCTATTAGGATATCTTCTTGACCCACTGTGGAAATCGCCCTTAAATGGTGTGTTAAATACTTGCAAAAGGGTAGTATGCTTTGTGTTTCAGGAGCTATCCTCAGTTAATCAGGGGCCAGAGTTGTGTGACAATTAACCTGCAATGGGACAACCGTGAATCATGTTCTAAGAGTCCCTCAGAGGAGTCCCAGTGGGGTGAGACCTGCTTGCCCAAAGTGATACTCCATTCATTAAAAATGTCCTTCATTCTATGACTcaattttccattccttcactgaACTTTTTGTGATCTCACAAATAAGCTACTTGCATTTTGAATCCTTGTCTCAGGGTTTACTTtttggagaggagaggggaagggctcCAAACTAAGACATGAAGATAGTAATATTTCTTTCACTGTGTGTTGTGAGGACTAGAGTGTGTAAAACTGCCTGGCATCATGCCTGGTTCATAATACCTGCTCAAAAAATGAAAGCTCTTGTTACTACTACTTGAGGATTAGTATCACCCACATTAAGCCTCACCAAATGGTTGGTGTTATCGAGCTCATTGGACAGCCAGAGAACCTGGGTCATTGGGAAGTTACAGACAGTGGAGTGGGGGTCCCTGTGTATGGGGGTTCTGAGTTAGTTTTCCACCCTTGGGGTCCTTGTTGAGGGACACTAAACTGGAATGGCTGCCAAGGTAGGTGTGCTGCGGATCTGTGAGGGTTCCTGTGGCtgagaggaaagggggccttAACATCAGCCTATCCTTGTAGGCCTGGACCCTGCTGGGCCAGAGTACACCAGAGCCAGCCTGGAGGAGCGCCTGGATGCTGGAGATGCCCTCTTTGTGGAAGCCATCCACACAGACACCGACAGTGAGCTGGGAGGGCCTTCTTGGGCTGGGGTAATgagcacagggcaggggtgggatgGCAGCagtagctgtgtggccctgggcagattcCCTCTCCCTCTGAGGTTCTATTGCACAGTGAGGTATTCCCCAGCATCTTGCagctctgtcattttcttttcttaaattttacttattttattttttatttttcactctgtcATTTTCTTAGCAGTGAGATGAATGGATCTGTTTTTAGCTAGCAGCCGGAAGGAGATTTCTCATTTGTGAAGCAGTTTCACTCTCTGATTCAGCACTAACCCTTGTTCTGAGGTAGTGCCAGGGCAGGGActgctgcctggctggtgtaCGGGAAAGTCATGCTCCTTTTTTAGGGTGACTGTGCCTTAGCCCCAGGGCATCGGGACATTCTACTCCTGGGGTCTATTCTTAGGCCTCCTGGGGGATGAACCCCGTTGTTCAGCCCAGCAAAGAATGAGAATTCCCCCCTCTAGCAATGACAGGCATAGGAAAGACCCTCAACTCTAAATCCACTCTGACCAAATTAAGCTCTTCTGAGCAGCTGGGAAAGGGGTCAGGCATTTCTCCTCATTTCAACTCCCTAACAAATGCCCATGAGTCTGTGCCAGGCCCAGTGCTCAGTGTGATGGGTATGGGAGGAAATAATGTCGGTCCTTACTGAAGTGTTTGCAGTTCAGCTGAGAGTTGTCCATGCTTCACTCCCTTTGGCCTTCTTTTAGCATCCAACATTCACAGGCTGATGATTCTGAAAGAAGTCCATGCAATCATATTGGTCAAACCTCTCTTTCCTTCATCTCACAGACAGGCAGCTCAAGCCCATAGGCTTCTGCCAAGCTGCTGGGTTAATTAACCATGCTAATAAGCAAAACTAATCCCTTTTGTCCCTAAATTTGCTAAATAGGTGACTTTTAGGTCCTTATTTACCTGAGCTAGGCCTCTTAGTGCCCTTCAAAGTTAAAGCTTCTTCTTAATGTGACCAAAGGAAGAAAGACTCATTCCATTCATCTCTTCATCTCAGTCTTTACTGAGCTATGTAGCAGGTGCTGAGAACACTGCTGGGAACAGACATCTGATAGGGTCCCTGCTCATGTGGAACCCACAGGCTAATTGGGCAagcatccattcatttattccttcaatgaatatttattaggCACTCATGTGTGCTGGGTACTGCACTGGTATTGGGGATATaacagaaaatagacaggtgAATGCCCTGCTGTTGTGGAGTTCACAAACAAGTGAACAGGCATGACAATTACACATTGTGATTATGATAAGGAAGGATATGAGGTCGAGGGTGACTTAGGTCAGAGGTCTATTTTAAGTAGAATTATTGAGGAAAGTCTGTCCAAAGACATGATATTTGAGATGAGATTTTGCAGCTGTGAATGAGTCAACCCTGAGAAGAGCCGGGAGAAAAACATTCTATTGCCAAAATGAGAGCCTGGAcaagggtggggacagggcagagtgCACGGTGTGAGTGAGGCACTGAGTCATGTTGGGGAAGAGGGCACAGGACAAGAATGGCCATGGCAAAgggtttaaattttattgtacGGTCAGTGACAACAGGGCAGTGATGTAGATTTCTTAAGAGATTACTGCGGCTGCTATGCAGAGAATGGACTGCAAGAAACACTAAGGGAAGCTGAGAAACACATTAGAAAAACGAGACATGATGGTGAGAGATGATAGTGGCTTGGACAagtagagacagaaagaagtagaaagattcaaaatatattttggaggcaGAGCTGACCAGAAAGGTGATATAGGgagtgaggaaaagggaggaatcAAGAATAACTTCTAGCTTCTGGGATCAGACATCTGGCAAGTTCAAgatggtatggccatagactcaAGGATAACTTCTAGGTCATTGCTTAATCCCTGGGTAGATGGcattaaacaaataatacaatCAATTGCTTACAATAATGATAGATGATATGAAGGAGAAAATCAGTGTCTTTGGCAGCTG
The sequence above is a segment of the Phyllostomus discolor isolate MPI-MPIP mPhyDis1 chromosome 2, mPhyDis1.pri.v3, whole genome shotgun sequence genome. Coding sequences within it:
- the PLA1A gene encoding phospholipase A1 member A isoform X2; amino-acid sequence: MCPGLWERCFWSWGLLLWFSVGSAGDTPPTQQPKCTDFQNANLLRGTNLRVQFLLFTPSDPSCGKLVEESRDLQNSGFNATLGTKLLIHGFRALGTKPSWIEKFIGALLRAADTNVIAVDWVYGSTAVYFSAVENVVKLGLEISSFLSKLLVLGVSESSIHIIGVSLGAHVGGMVGHFYKGQLGRITGLDPAGPEYTRASLEERLDAGDALFVEAIHTDTDNLGIRIPVGHVDYFVNGGQDQPGCPTFIHAGYSYLICDHMRAVHLYISALENSCPLMAFPCASYKAFLAGRCLDCFNPFLLSCPRIGLVEQDGVKIEPLPKEVRVYLLTTSEPPYCVHHSLVEFYLQKPRNKDTNIMVTFFSSNVTSSAQITM